In Scomber japonicus isolate fScoJap1 chromosome 7, fScoJap1.pri, whole genome shotgun sequence, one genomic interval encodes:
- the cnga3a gene encoding cyclic nucleotide-gated channel cone photoreceptor subunit alpha isoform X1 yields the protein MAKVGCENSFSARQRLSSHIPNDELAVIENGDSRAHSLCEDNCERMLSSESHRDSFTGAGAMARLSYFFFMLRNWASHRMNPEAERHDSFLERFRGPELKDFSSRESNVGNNDALRKRNLVSKWPLAAYNMNNCNNTDDKKEDKKDEIKKDEKKEEEKKDEKKDGDKKEEEKKDEKKDEKKDEKKDEKKDDKKDDKKDDKKKEEPPKEIWIMDPATDQYYKWLTVIAGPVFYNLMMIVTRSCFNDLQENYSKLWLVLDYTSDAIYYADTFVRARTGYLEQGLLVKDSKKLRDKYRTTSQFKYDMISMIPTDLLFLRYGYNNPEFRFNRLCKMSRLFEFFERTETRTSFPNMFRISNLVLYILVIIHWNACMFFAISKTIGFGTDTWVYPNTSHPEHGRLARMYIYSLYWSTLTLTTIGETPPPVRDVEYLFVIADFLTGVLIFASIVGNVGAMISNMNASRAEFQAKIDSIKQYMQFRKVTKDLEARVIKWFDYLWTEKKTCDEKEVLKNLPDKLKAEIAINVHLDTLKKVRIFQDCEAGLLIELVLKLQPQVFSPGDYICKKGDIGREMYIIKEGKLAVVADDGVTQFVVLSDGAYFGEISILGIKGSKAGNRRTANIRSVGYSDLFALSKDDLMEALTEYPDAKKALEEKGKAILMKDNLIDEAVANAGADPKDLEEKITKLQTNLDVMRTKFAQLMAEFTSNQTKMKQRVSDMEAKVKSIQPEDLSEVVADKDKKVQ from the exons AGCTCACTCTCTTTGTGAAGACAACTGTGAGAGAATGCTGTCTTCAGAGTCCCACAGAGATTCATTTACAGGTGCCGGGGCAATGGCCAG GCTCTCTTACTTCTTCTTCATGCTGCGCAACTGGGCATCTCACAGAATGAACCCCGAAGCAGAGAGGCATGACTCCTTTTTGGAGCGCTTCAGAGGCCCTGAGCTCAAAGACTTCTCCAGTCGAGAGAGCAATGTTGGTAACAATGACGCACTCCGCAAAAGAAA TCTTGTCAGTAAATGGCCGCTGGCTGCTTACAACATGAATAACTGCAACAACACAGATGA TaaaaaagaggacaaaaaaGACGAGATTAAAAAAGacgagaaaaaggaggaggagaaaaaagacgAGAAGAAAGACGGGgacaagaaggaggaggagaaaaaggatgAGAAGAAAGACGAGAAGAAGGATGAGAAAAAGGATGAGAAGAAAGATGATAAGAAGGATGATAAGAAAGAcgataaaaagaaagaggagccCCC GAAAGAAATCTGGATTATGGATCCAGCTACAGACCAGTACTACAAGTGGCTGACCGTCATTGCTGGTCCAGTATTTTACAATCTGATGATGATTGTAACAAG ATCCTGTTTTAACGACCTCCAGGAAAATTATTCAAAATTGTGGTTAGTCTTGGATTACACCTCAGATGCCATCTACTACGCAGACACATTTGTGAGAGCAAGGACAG GTTACCTGGAACAAGGGCTGCTGGTAAAAGATAGCAAGAAACTGAGAGATAAATACAGAACAACATCTCAGTTCAAGTACGATATGATTTCAATGATACCCACTGATCTACTATTTCTGAGATATGGATACAACAATCCGGAGTTCAGATTTAACCGTCTTTGTAAAATGTCTAGGCTTTTTGAGTTCTTCGAGCGGACAGAAACTAGAACCAGCTTCCCGAACATGTTTCGAATCAGCAATCTCGTACTTTATATCCTTGTTATTATCCATTGGAATGCTTGCATGTTCTTTGCCATTTCAAAAACCATTGGTTTCGGAACAGACACTTGGGTGTATCCCAATACAAGCCACCCAGAGCATGGCCGATTGGCCAGAATGTACATCTACTCCCTGTACTGGTCCACGCTGACCCTTACCACTATTGGAGAGACACCTCCACCAGTTAGGGATGTTGAATACCTCTTTGTGATTGCTGATTTCCTCACCGGTGTCCTGATCTTTGCTAGTATCGTTGGTAATGTCGGTGCCATGATCTCCAACATGAACGCCTCTCGTGCTGAGTTCCAGGCAAAGATCGACTCCATAAAGCAGTATATGCAGTTTCGAAAGGTCACTAAAGATCTGGAGGCCAGGGTCATCAAGTGGTTCGACTACCTGTGGACGGAGAAGAAGACCTGTGATGAGAAGGAAGTTTTAAAGAACCTTCCAGATAAACTCAAGGCTGAGATTGCCATCAACGTGCATCTGGACACACTGAAAAAAGTGCGTATTTTCCAGGATTGTGAAGCTGGTCTGCTGATTGAATTGGTGCTCAAACTGCAGCCACAAGTGTTCAGTCCTGGAGATTACATCTGTAAGAAGGGGGATATTGGCAGGGAGATGTACATCATCAAGGAGGGTAAACTAGCTGTGGTGGCCGATGATGGAGTCACTCAGTTTGTAGTGCTCAGTGATGGTGCATACTTTGGGGAAATCAGTATATTGGGCATAAAGGGCAGTAAAGCAGGCAACAGGAGAACCGCCAATATTAGAAGTGTAGGTTACTCTGATCTCTTTGCCCTGTCAAAAGACGACTTGATGGAAGCCCTCACTGAGTATCCAGATGCTAAAAAGGCTCtggaggagaaagggaaagcCATCCTAATGAAAGACAACCTGATTGATGAAGCGGTTGCGAACGCTGGCGCCGACCCCAAAGACCTAGAGGAGAAAATTACCAAACTGCAGACCAACCTGGATGTCATGCGGACCAAGTTTGCCCAGCTGATGGCAGAGTTCACCTCCAACCAGACAAAGATGAAGCAGAGGGTCAGTGATATGGAGGCCAAAGTGAAATCCATACAGCCAGAGGACCTATCTGAAGTGGTGGCCGACAAGGACAAAAAAGTGCAGTAA
- the cnga3a gene encoding cyclic nucleotide-gated cation channel alpha-3 isoform X2 → MAKVGCENSFSARQRLSSHIPNDELAVIENGDSRAHSLCEDNCERMLSSESHRDSFTGAGAMARLSYFFFMLRNWASHRMNPEAERHDSFLERFRGPELKDFSSRESNVGNNDALRKRKKEIWIMDPATDQYYKWLTVIAGPVFYNLMMIVTRSCFNDLQENYSKLWLVLDYTSDAIYYADTFVRARTGYLEQGLLVKDSKKLRDKYRTTSQFKYDMISMIPTDLLFLRYGYNNPEFRFNRLCKMSRLFEFFERTETRTSFPNMFRISNLVLYILVIIHWNACMFFAISKTIGFGTDTWVYPNTSHPEHGRLARMYIYSLYWSTLTLTTIGETPPPVRDVEYLFVIADFLTGVLIFASIVGNVGAMISNMNASRAEFQAKIDSIKQYMQFRKVTKDLEARVIKWFDYLWTEKKTCDEKEVLKNLPDKLKAEIAINVHLDTLKKVRIFQDCEAGLLIELVLKLQPQVFSPGDYICKKGDIGREMYIIKEGKLAVVADDGVTQFVVLSDGAYFGEISILGIKGSKAGNRRTANIRSVGYSDLFALSKDDLMEALTEYPDAKKALEEKGKAILMKDNLIDEAVANAGADPKDLEEKITKLQTNLDVMRTKFAQLMAEFTSNQTKMKQRVSDMEAKVKSIQPEDLSEVVADKDKKVQ, encoded by the exons AGCTCACTCTCTTTGTGAAGACAACTGTGAGAGAATGCTGTCTTCAGAGTCCCACAGAGATTCATTTACAGGTGCCGGGGCAATGGCCAG GCTCTCTTACTTCTTCTTCATGCTGCGCAACTGGGCATCTCACAGAATGAACCCCGAAGCAGAGAGGCATGACTCCTTTTTGGAGCGCTTCAGAGGCCCTGAGCTCAAAGACTTCTCCAGTCGAGAGAGCAATGTTGGTAACAATGACGCACTCCGCAAAAGAAA GAAAGAAATCTGGATTATGGATCCAGCTACAGACCAGTACTACAAGTGGCTGACCGTCATTGCTGGTCCAGTATTTTACAATCTGATGATGATTGTAACAAG ATCCTGTTTTAACGACCTCCAGGAAAATTATTCAAAATTGTGGTTAGTCTTGGATTACACCTCAGATGCCATCTACTACGCAGACACATTTGTGAGAGCAAGGACAG GTTACCTGGAACAAGGGCTGCTGGTAAAAGATAGCAAGAAACTGAGAGATAAATACAGAACAACATCTCAGTTCAAGTACGATATGATTTCAATGATACCCACTGATCTACTATTTCTGAGATATGGATACAACAATCCGGAGTTCAGATTTAACCGTCTTTGTAAAATGTCTAGGCTTTTTGAGTTCTTCGAGCGGACAGAAACTAGAACCAGCTTCCCGAACATGTTTCGAATCAGCAATCTCGTACTTTATATCCTTGTTATTATCCATTGGAATGCTTGCATGTTCTTTGCCATTTCAAAAACCATTGGTTTCGGAACAGACACTTGGGTGTATCCCAATACAAGCCACCCAGAGCATGGCCGATTGGCCAGAATGTACATCTACTCCCTGTACTGGTCCACGCTGACCCTTACCACTATTGGAGAGACACCTCCACCAGTTAGGGATGTTGAATACCTCTTTGTGATTGCTGATTTCCTCACCGGTGTCCTGATCTTTGCTAGTATCGTTGGTAATGTCGGTGCCATGATCTCCAACATGAACGCCTCTCGTGCTGAGTTCCAGGCAAAGATCGACTCCATAAAGCAGTATATGCAGTTTCGAAAGGTCACTAAAGATCTGGAGGCCAGGGTCATCAAGTGGTTCGACTACCTGTGGACGGAGAAGAAGACCTGTGATGAGAAGGAAGTTTTAAAGAACCTTCCAGATAAACTCAAGGCTGAGATTGCCATCAACGTGCATCTGGACACACTGAAAAAAGTGCGTATTTTCCAGGATTGTGAAGCTGGTCTGCTGATTGAATTGGTGCTCAAACTGCAGCCACAAGTGTTCAGTCCTGGAGATTACATCTGTAAGAAGGGGGATATTGGCAGGGAGATGTACATCATCAAGGAGGGTAAACTAGCTGTGGTGGCCGATGATGGAGTCACTCAGTTTGTAGTGCTCAGTGATGGTGCATACTTTGGGGAAATCAGTATATTGGGCATAAAGGGCAGTAAAGCAGGCAACAGGAGAACCGCCAATATTAGAAGTGTAGGTTACTCTGATCTCTTTGCCCTGTCAAAAGACGACTTGATGGAAGCCCTCACTGAGTATCCAGATGCTAAAAAGGCTCtggaggagaaagggaaagcCATCCTAATGAAAGACAACCTGATTGATGAAGCGGTTGCGAACGCTGGCGCCGACCCCAAAGACCTAGAGGAGAAAATTACCAAACTGCAGACCAACCTGGATGTCATGCGGACCAAGTTTGCCCAGCTGATGGCAGAGTTCACCTCCAACCAGACAAAGATGAAGCAGAGGGTCAGTGATATGGAGGCCAAAGTGAAATCCATACAGCCAGAGGACCTATCTGAAGTGGTGGCCGACAAGGACAAAAAAGTGCAGTAA
- the ube3a gene encoding ubiquitin-protein ligase E3A, translating to MNRTTAKHLIERYFRQLTDGCGNGNCTNEFCASCCDFQPLDKNTAAVKALELFKINAKLCDPHSYKRELDPDSGTNRSALLDSKMSDMDLSPSKENFSDVNYLTENTVCTILSSCEEKGDYSALIHVIGRVFSSAEGLIKSFRKDEPNTTEKPDSLKPTEVKKHEKKSERTSEKTGASSAAALPDEAPNNVSDPCEVTVDVDAVRRVYDKLLSIDQVDAALVNALVYLTPNTELDLEYLDVYETNPDYLNIFIIVMENNNLHSPEYLEFALPQFCKAMSKLPVPALARLSKLWSQYDLPHIRRMMETFQQLITFTVVCNEYDGENLVNDDETVVAATKCLKVVFYASILGGDVDMEHNEDDDEDSDSEELTLHELLGEERLYKKGPRVDPLEKELGIRPVDSRKPLIPFEDFINESLNDVVEMDKDFTFFKVDAETKFSFQSCPFILNIITKNQGLYYDNRIRMYSERRLTALYSMVQGQQPNPYLKLKVRRDHIIDDALVRLEMISMENPSDLKKQLFVEFEGEQGVDEGGVSKEFFQLVLEEIFNVDIGMFTYDDDTKLFWFNSSSLENEAQYSLIGIVLGLAIYNNCILDVHFPMVVYRKLMGKKGTYLDLSDSHPDLYHSLKQLLEYTGNVEKDMALTFQISHRDLFGNPVLHDLKEEGDQIPVTKENRQEFVDMYAEYILNKSVDRQFRAFKKGFLMVTNESPMKYLFRPEEVELLICGSRKLDFEALEKTTEYDGGYSKDTQIIKDFWETINSFGEEQKRLFLQFTTGTDRAPVGGLGKLKMIITKNGSDSDRLPTSHTCFNALLLPEYSSKEKLRERLLKAITYSKGFGML from the exons AT GAACAGAACGACTGCAAAGCATCTAATTGAGCGCTACTTTCGGCAGTTAACTGACGGCTGTGGAAATGGCAACTGCACGAATGAGTTTTGCGCATCATGCTGTGATTTTCAACCTTTGGATAAAAATACGGCAGCCGTCAAAGCACTTGAGCTGTTTAAGATTAATGCCAAACTCTGTGATCCTCACTCCTACAAGAGAGAATTGGATCCAGACTCCGGCACCAACAGAAGTGCTCTCCTGGACAGTAAGATGAGCGATATGGATCTCAGTCCCTCCAAAGAGAACTTCTCAG ATGTTAATTACCTCACAGAGAACACTGTTTGTACGATCCTGAGTTCCTGCGAGGAGAAAGGAGACTACTCTGCTCTCATCCACGTCATTGGCAGGGTTTTCTCTAGCGCAGAGGGCCTGATAAAGAGTTTTAGAAAGGATGAACCGAACACTACAGAAAAACCTGACTCATTAAAACCAACAGAAGTCAAGAAGCATGAAAAGAAGAGTGAGCGAACCTCAGAGAAGACGGGAGCTTCCTCTGCGGCCGCTTTACCAGATGAGGCTCCAAATAATGTGTCCGACCCTTGTGAGGTCACAGTCGACGTTGACGCAGTGAGGAGAGTCTATGACAAACTTTTAAGCATAGACCAGGTTGACGCAGCTCTCGTGAATGCGCTAGTATACCTTACTCCGAATACAGAACTTGACCTGGAATACCTCGATGTGTACGAGACAAACCCAGACTACTTGAATATCTTCATCATTGTGATGGAGAACAATAACCTTCACAGCCCTGAGTACCTTGAATTTGCTTTGCCGCAGTTCTGCAAGGCAATGAGCAAGCTGCCAGTGCCTGCACTCGCCAGGCTTTCAAAGCTGTGGTCCCAGTACGATCTACCGCATATCCGTCGTATGATGGAGACGTTCCAGCAGCTCATCACTTTCACAGTTGTCTGCAATGAATATGACGGTGAAAATCTGGTAAATGATGATGAGACTGTAGTGGCTGCTACCAAGTGTTTAAAAGTTGTCTTCTACGCAAGCATCTTGGGTGGCGATGTGGATATGGAACACAACGAGGACGATGATGAAGACTCGGATTCAGAGGAGCTCACATTACATGAGCTGCTAGGAGAGGAGCGGCTCTATAAAAAGGGTCCTCGGGTCGATCCGCTGGAGAAAGAACTGGGCATCAGACCCGTAGACAGCAGGAAGCCCCTCATCCCCTTTGAAGATTTTATCAACGAGTCACTGAACGACGTGGTGGAGATGGACAAGGATTTCACCTTTTTCAAGGTTGATGCAGAAACCAAGTTTTCTTTCCAGAGCTGCCCCTTCATCTTGAACATCATTACCAAAAATCAAGGGCTGTACTATGACAACAGGATCAGGATGTACAGCGAGAGACGCCTCACGGCCCTCTACAGCATGGTGCAGGGCCAGCAGCCGAACCCCTATCTCAAACTCAAAGTACGCAGAGATCACATCATCGACGACGCCCTCGTCAGA CTGGAGATGATCTCCATGGAGAACCCGTCTGACCTGAAGAAACAGCTGTTTGTTGAATTTGAGGGGGAACAAGGTGTAGACGAGGGAGGGGTTTCAAAGGAGTTCTTTCAATTGGTCCTGGAGGAAATTTTCAACGTCGACATAG GAATGTTCACCTATGATGACGACACAAAACTCTTCTGGTTTAATTCGTCCTCACTGGAGAATGAAGCGCAGTACTCTCTCATTGGAATCGTCTTGGGGCTTGCCATTTACAACAACTGCATCCTAGATGTGCATTTCCCAATGGTTGTCTACAGGAAACTCATGGGCAAGAAAGGAACCTATCTGGATCTGTCTGATTCACATCCG GATCTCTACCACAGTTTGAAGCAGCTACTTGAATATACTGGCAATGTGGAGAAAGACATGGCACTCACTTTCCAGATATCACACAGAGACCTTTTTGGAAACCCAGTCTTACATGAtttgaaggaggaaggagaccAAATCCCTGTTACTAAGGAGAATAGACAG GAGTTTGTGGATATGTATGCTGAGTACATACTGAACAAGAGTGTGGACAGACAGTTCAGGGCCTTCAAAAAGGGTTTCCTGATGGTTACAAATGAGTCCCCAATGAAGTATTTGTTCAGACCTGAGGAAGTAGAGCTGCTTATCTGTGGAAGCAGG AAACTGGACTTTGAAGCTCTtgaaaagacaacagaataTGATGGTGGTTATAGCAAAGACACCCAAATTATCAA AGATTTCTGGGAAACAATTAACTCATTTGGAGAGGAGCAGAAAAGGTTGTTTCTTCAGTTTACCACAGGCACAGACAGAGCACCAGTTGGCGGGCTTGGCAAGTTAAAAATGATCATCACCAAAAATGGCTCTGACTCAGACAG GCTACCAACCTCTCACACCTGCTTCAATGCGCTGCTGCTTCCTGAGTACTCCTCCAAGGAAAAGCTGAGAGAAAGACTCCTGAAGGCCATCACTTACTCCAAAGGATTTGGGATGCTGTGA